The Nicotiana sylvestris chromosome 6, ASM39365v2, whole genome shotgun sequence genomic sequence TCCGTATGGTTTAGACTATTAGTTATAGAAATAGTTGAATTCCATATGTTTCTCAAGTTTTAATATTAATAAAGTAtgatttttgtttcatttttattCTAATTGGCTTCAAAGACATGTAGTAATGTCAAGTTTTAATATTAATAAAGTatgatttttctttcatttttattctaatTGGCTTCAAAGACATGTAGTAATGTCAAGTTCGTATATATGTATAAAGTTTAAAATTTTTATCGTTTATTAGTTTTAAACTTTTTTAATTAAATTAGATTAGGCTCATTAGGGGTCGGGTTAAGGGATTACGGGTTATGAGTCCGGGTCAAATCAACATGTTTTGATTAATGGGTCAAATCTGGACCGACCTATAAAAAAGTAAATCGGACCGGCTCGGTTAAGGATCCACGGGCCAAGAGCCAACGGGCTCGGCTCCGGGTCAGGTCGACCCATTTAACAAGTCTAGGTAGCTCAAGATTGATAATTTAATAAAAACAATATATTTCCTTGTACATACCAAAATTTTAACGGATAAAACTCGTATGAATTTGGGATAAATCTTAAATTCAAAAGGGATTTTTTCCTTTCCATACAATATATGAAACTTATTTATCAAAATTGTCCAAATATTGTATATTACACGCCCTATATAAATTTTTGTTACAAATTATATATAATCTATGATTAATGCCTTAAATTAGGGGATTCAGTTacacaatatttttttttatttctccttcctcttttcttgtttttctgctGCCTTAATTGCTTGTAATTAAAACAATttgttatgaatagaattctatttagagtgaatgtctatcttgtagagagttttactttgtggctaagtcattttccccctataaatagaggggtcctaccccattgtaaatcatcccaaaattcaataagaattttctctctctctttctctgcaatattgttcttctacttttattattttataacacgttatcagcacgagactttACCATCTCAAGAAGATTAAGGTACAACTTTTCTCCTCTTTTAATTATGGCTGATATTATaaaaagaaagttcgttgcccttgaaatttcgggcaagtactatatgacatgggtgttggatgctgaaatccatttagatgcaatgggtcttggagacgccattaaagacaaaactaaagcatccacccaagactgtgttaaggccttgattttcttgcgccatcaccttgatgaagggttaaaaatagaatatctcacagtcaaagatccacttgttttgtggaatggcttaaaggaaatatatgacaacttaaagttggtcactcttccacaagcacgatatgattgggctcatcttaggctccaagactttaagtctgtttctgaatataattctgtgatgttcagaattacttctaaattgaaactctgtggagatactatcactgattatgatatgcttgaaaaaacgttTACAACGTTTCATGCCTCCGATATGGTTCTGCAACAGCAGTACAGAGAGAAAGGTTTCAAGAAGTACTCTGAGCTGATTTCTCTTCTCCTTGTGGCTGAGCGAAACAATGACTTGCTCATGAGAAATCACGAAAATCGACCCACTGGGCCTACACCATTGTCTGAAGTGGATGAGGTGTATTCCCATTATGCTAAGCGTGGAAAAGGCCGTGGCCCTATTCgtggtcgtggtcatggccgtgatCGTAGACAAGGAAGAAATTTTTCTGGTGTTAATCACCCCCCAAAGAAAAATAATCACCAAAAGTGGAAAGGAAAAGATGAGAAGTCAAAGGCAAATGGTTCAGAAACTGAATGTTATTGTTGCGGTGGAAAAGGGCATTGGGCAAATATTTGTCGTGTACCAATacatttggttgagctttatcaagcatctctaaAGAATAAAGGCCCTGAAGCCAATCTTGTCTCTGACAATGATTTTGAGATCACCTACTTGGATGTGTCAGACTTCTTTGAGCGCCCTGATGGAAAAATAGATCACTTGATCAGTAATGGATCTGCGGTTAAAGAAGATTGAgtagtttaatttttatttttcctattCGTAGTAGCTAGTGAATAAATTTCATGTAATCATAGTTTTTTGCATGAGTAGTAGTCATTAGTACCAATAAGTACTATTTATTTTATGCAATACTGTTAGTTAGTTTTAATTAAATACGGTAATATTATTTCCAGCATATggttcaaaaatatatatatattattatttccgctgaattgagtattgtcttcttTGTGAATACTACCGGTCAAAATTTGCAAAGTTGATTATTTTGTCCAGTAGTATCAAAATCCTGTTAACTTCTCATTTTTCATCATGTTACTTTATCGAATAATGAATACTGTTACTTTAAAGAATAAGAACATTATCACGTTAGTAGGACAAAGTCCAAATTGAATTGGTTTCAAAAGATGCAATCATTACGGAATAAGCAAGACTACGACAGTGCTCGTTCAATGATATATTTGTTGGATCTCTATCATTGATTTAACTtcgtttcttttcctttttctgtgAAAATACTAATGTTTATTCACGTATTTCTTTTGTATGTCAAAcaatgggaagcaaatatggatatTCCACAAAGaaaacttggatcaaagttcaattgtaaaaacatttgtttaattgattaatgtacgacacatacaatattcaaagagaaaaaatatttctcttatttaaatatgtgtaaggcagatgttactataatttctggtagtagtaaattaattgaaggctctggaagagctactataaccCTGCCTAAAggaacaatacttatcatagagaatgcaatgttctcctccaagtccaagaggaacttgttgagttttaaagatatccgttgaaatggatatcatattgagacaatagatgagaataatcttgaatatctcatcattaccaagaatgtctctggccaaaagagggttattgagaagtttcaatctttatcttgtggcctgtattggacaagaattagtgcaattgaggcacattctacgATAAACCAAAAGGTTACCGATTctaatacttttgtactttggcatgatcaATTGGGACaccctggatcaattatgatgagacgaattatagaaaacttaaatgggcattcattaaagaatttaaagattcttttaaataatgaattttcttgcacttcttgttatcaaggcaagttaattattagaccatcaccaacaaaggttggaattgagtcccctgcatttttggaacgtatacaaggggacatttgtggacctattcacccacttAGTGGGtcatttagatattttatggtcttaatagacgCATCTTCTAGATGGCCTCatgtgtgcctattgtcatctcgcaacctcgcgtttgcaaaattggcacaaataattcgattacgggCACAATTTTCCGATAATtcaattaagtctattagacttgataatgctgctgagttttcatcccaagcatttaacgattattgcttatcaattaggataaaagtggaacatcatgtagctcatgttcacactcaaaatggtcttgcagagtctttaattaaacgtctgcaattgatagcaagaccgttactcatgaaaacgaagctacccacttctgtttggggtcacgccattttgcatgcagcaatgctagttcgtctcagaccgacatattatcataaatattctccgttgcaattagttttgggtcatgaacctaatatatcccatttaagaattttttggatgcgcagtatatgtgcctgtagcaccgccatatcgcaccaaaatgggtccgcaaagaaggttaggaatatatgttgggtttgaatcgccctccattattcgctatcttgaaacaTTAACGGGGGATTTAttcactgctcgatttgcagactgtcgattcgatgagacacttttcccaaaattagggggagaagtTGGTGAAACCAAACGGGAAATTTTATGGAAAAATCTATCattatctcatcttgatccacgtgcctctatttgtgaaaaagatgtgcaaaagattatccatttgcagagaataacaaatcaaatgccagatgcatttacgaatttgaaaaggataacaaaatcacatatccctgcagagaatgttccaatccgtattgatgtccctgttagacaatcttctagtgtcatagctaatgagtcaaaagcacgcctaaaacgtggtagaccattaggttctaaagatcgaaatcctagaaaaaggaaaacaaatgatcaaaatgacactacgaaagaaTCTTACGAAGAAATCCACGATTTAATAAATTCTAAGAATCATGAGGAAATCACTGAGCccgagactcaagaaaataaggaactatcaataaatccaatcaatattgagacaaatttgaatcgagtggatatagtggtgaattatgtctttgcatataatgttgcatctagcattatgcaagaaagtgaggatcttgaacctcaatctgttggagaatgtcgacaaagactagattggccaaaatggcaagaatcaatccaatcagagttgaattcacttgcaaaacgtgaagtttGTGGccctgtagtccaaacacctaatggtgttaagcctgttggctataaatgggtctttgtacgcaagagaaatgagaaaaatgatgtacaaagatataaggcacgccttgttgcacaaggattttcacaaaggcctggtgtcgattatgaagagatatattcacccgttatggatgctataactttccgttatctcattagttttgttgtCCATGAAAAACTTGACATGAatttaatggatgtggttaccgcctacctttatggctcacttgataatgagatatacatgaaaattcccgatggatttaaaatgccaaacgcacataattcaaagtcccgggaaatgttttcaatcaaattgTAAAGATcgttgtatggtctaaagcaatcaggacgaatgtggtataatcatcttagtgagtatttattaaaggaaggcTATATAAATGATTTCATTTGCCCATGtctttttataaagaaaacaacatcgaaatttgttgtacttgccgtatatgttgatgacataaaccttattggaactcctatagaactccaaagggcaattgattatttaaagaaggaattcgagatgaaagatctcggaaagacaaaattatgtcttggtttgcaaatcgaacatttggcaaacggaatttttgttcatcaatctacctacatagaaaaggtattgaaacggttttacatgggtggagcacatccattaagtactctgatggttgttcgatcacttgatgtgaataaggatccattccgacctcaagaagagaatgaagagctacttggtcctgaagtaccatatcttagtgcaattggtgcactaatgtatcttgtcaatactacaaggcctgacattacCTTTTCAGTTAacgtcttagcaagatatagctctgctctcacaaggagacactggaatggaatcaaacacatattgcggtatctaaaagggactaccgatatgggcttattttatggcaataattgcactcctgatcttgttggttatgtcgaTACTGGGTATTTATCCGATCCAcacaaggctcgatctcaaacaggttatgtgtttacctgtggaggcactgccatatcttggcgatcgactaagcaatcaattgtggctacttcatctaatcatgccgagataattgctattcatgaagcaagtcgagagtgtgtatggttgaggtttataatacatcttattcgagacaaatatgGTTTGAGATGTGACAAACTACCCACGATTTTGTATGAAGAAAATGcggcatgcatagctcaattgaagggaggattcataaaaggagataggacaaaacacatttcaccaaaattatttttcacacatgattttcaaaataatggtgatatcaatgtgcaacagattcgttcaagtgataatatggctgatttgttcacaaaatctctactgacgtcaaccttcaagaagctagtgcacaagattgggatgcgaaggctcaaggatgtgaattgatgatctcatcagggggagttaatgctcgttgcactcttttttccttacaatgttttgtcccactggattttccttgcaagttttttaacgaggcaaccaaaaggcatattgttagatatgtgtactatttttccttttctagaattttttcccattgagttttattttagttaaggttttaatgaggcacattacttATCGAGTAGAAATTCAAGGGGGAATGTTATGAATCgaattctatttagagtgaatgtctatcttgtagagagttttactttgtggctaaatCATTTTCCCCCCTATAAATAGAGTGGTCCtaccccattgtaaatcatcccaaaattcaataagaatttcccctctctctctttctctgcaatattgttcttctacttttattgttttataacacaaTTCAATTTTTAGCTGATTCTCCGTAGTTTTGTACCAAACACAAACTACACATCATTTCTCAGTGCTAAAGATACGAAATTTGAAAGCACAATTTTCGTACCATTCATCAAGTTTATACCTTCTTCTTGTTATTaattatgagtattatattattattgtaaTCCACCAATTGGTTCTGCtcaaataacaatttaaaatatttgCACGCTTTTATTATCTGAGAACAGAACAATTCTTTCTCTTGCTTTAAATTTTTTGAAATACTTTCTTTAATAGTTTATTGTAAATGTTTTATAAATATATGAACATTTTACTGAAGGGAGATGGAGGAATTGAcgtcttaatttttttttatttacacTATAACATAATTGATCAGAAAGTTTGAGATGAAAAGAAAAGCTCATGGAACAAGAAAATTAAACGGAAAGTTCCTGATATTTatttagtaaaaataaaatattattttcattttattctACTACTTactaatgaaataaaaaaaattcacacGATAAATGATATTTTAAGTGACAACAACATATAAATTTGTATGGTACAATAACATACAAATTAATAATTAATTTCGTACAAATTTGATACATCTACAACAATATATAAACTAAAAACAAATtccatacaactaattatatagcatacaatttatttacaacttatcAACAACTTTTATACATTATTTTTACCTAGTTAAATATagctacaatatcatacaacttaaatacaattttcatacaaattgtATATAATATGCCTTTTgtatgtattttgtatataatttgtaagTGGTGTGTTCTTCTTCCCCTCTGAAATTTCAATCAAAACTTCCTCTCAtaatacaattttgatacatatTAATAACTTTATGTAAACAGATAGTATTGATAActtacatacaaattttatacaacgaATCATACATCATACAattatttttcaactttcatacaacattcaaacaccaacaacacaacaacaacaacccagtataatcccacttagtgaggtctggggagggtagtgtgtacgcagaccttacccctgccctgtggtagagagactgtttccaaatagacccctgacatccttccctccaagaacttctcaccttgctcttaGGGAGACATGAACTCACAACATTCatacaacattcaaataaaaaaaaatatataactaTAACAGAA encodes the following:
- the LOC138871885 gene encoding uncharacterized protein; amino-acid sequence: MVLQQQYREKGFKKYSELISLLLVAERNNDLLMRNHENRPTGPTPLSEVDEVYSHYAKRGKGRGPIRGRGHGRDRRQGRNFSGVNHPPKKNNHQKWKGKDEKSKANGSETECYCCGGKGHWANICRVPIHLVELYQASLKNKGPEANLVSDNDFEITYLDVSDFFERPDGKIDHLISNGSAVKED